The Bactrocera dorsalis isolate Fly_Bdor chromosome 2, ASM2337382v1, whole genome shotgun sequence region gcctgCATATCCTTGTGGCGTTCCTTTTCACTCGATCCGTCTGTCATCCCTTTCAGAAATTTCATTCAGTATACTTTCGAGTGACGGATGGCACCTTTCGCAATCTCATCCTCATCGCCATCAAAGCCAAAATACGCTTCACTTCACaccaaaatttttcaactaCATAATTGCAATTGAGTTTTCAGATCTAactgtatctatgtatgtattttaatgaaACACGATTTTTTCATTCTCTTTTACATCATtagtttatttacaaaattttattaactttcaTTTGGACTTCTTAAAAATCAATGCACAAATctctacaataataataaatcgtAAGTAAGGCACTTtgcaattacaaaaaataaatcgtttaaattaacatttatgGCAAATGGGTCgaacacataattttatttatgagtTCAGCCATTTGTTCGTTTGCttgcttctttattttttctctttctgAGTATTAGTacatgtgtttatgtgtgcggTTGTGCGTGTGAGCGTGCAGTTCTGTGTATTGCAAAAGGATGACGTCACAAATGATCCTCGGTTGGCACAATAAATAGgaacaaattaaaaactaaGTTTATActttataattacatacatatgtacatatatgtatgtatatgtaaaagctatttttttcgttatatgtaatattcattttttctttgtatgcgtgtagacgtatgtatgtgtgacagTGTgcgttttttaagaaaaaatcatttgaGTTTTATTACTGATTGCTTGCAGCTGCTGGGAGGAAAGTGTGGTTAAAGTAGCTGAGAACTCGCAGCTCGTCTTAGTCGAGCTGAGTTAGCTTTTTAGAGatttatatgagtgtgtgtgtgtgttcttaTAAGTTTAGAGAGTGTGGCgtgtaatttgttgttttaagtatattttacgTCAGCAAATACTAGTTACTAAATTTGTGCGTCGATTATACATTAATAGTACtgttattttcattactttttatatatgttttttgtttttttttttttggtttttggaattttatatttttgctttgagCTTAAGCGCTGTATCAAAAACGGCAGCTTTCATAGCGCTACGCACAACGAGCGCAAAGTAAATCGCCTAAACAACCAACCGTCTCGTCTATAAAGCATTCGGATGCGAGAACGCGATTTGGCCAGCCAGCGTACATGATCGGCAACAGAACTTGGCGTAGTACTGGTGACGACAATAATGACCGCTGACGATTAGTTTACAATTGGCGAAATATGGATTATCAATACAATCGGGATGGATCGGTATCGTAGCTAAAGAACGAAAGAAAAGGAGTTCAAAAAGCTGTATGATGAATGGTAAAGCGTCTGATACTTACACTCAATGGTAACTCGCTCTTCGCTCGTACTATGACTGGCGGAATTCCTGGCCGTACAACCGTACATGCCGGTATCCTCGGACGTGGTATTGTGTATCACCAAAGTGTGTGGCTCAGCTGTGGATATAACGGAATTAAAGACAATATTCAACGTGTGCTAATAGGTCTTGTGAAAGAATTTCGCTTACATGTGATTTGTATGCGCTCATTCGCCAACAGTGGTATCGAGTCCTTCGTCCAAATTACGCTCGGCACGGGAATACCTTGCACCGCGCACTTCATAGCGATCGAGGCGCctggtgtgtatgtgtttctGGCGTCCAGTGTTAGCACAGCTTGTGCGTTGACTgcggaaattataaaaaattattattattaagtttctAATACaaacagatttaaaaaaaaacatgcaaCACATTCCCATACAATTGTACAACAACCAGTAGCAAACCTACCCGATTCCACCCAAATATACAGCGTACGCACTTGCCATCATTGATACTTACCGAATGGTTGACGGCGCGGTGGTTCGACATAAACTGGTGGTGGCGGCTGTGGTGGACGTTGTGGTCGATATGGATACGTGGGTCGTCTTGTGACCGGCGCACGTGCCGGATCGATTATGTATTGCAGATATGGCGATTCAGCATTGGTGACGGCACGTGCCGGCCCGACTGCTTTCAGTATAACCTTCATTGAGGTTGGACGACCGAGACCATTCCACACTTCGCAAGTGTACGGACCCAGATCGGTCAACTGTATGGAGCGGAACATCAACGAATAATCACGTGTCAATTCGAAGCGATCGCTTATCAGACCCAAACGTTTACGATCGCGCCACCAGCTTACATGCGGCGCTGGATAACCACCGGCTGGACAACGCACTTGCGCCGGCCGATTTAAGCTTACAAGTTGTGTTGCATTCTTTTCGCCGTAGACATAGGCGGGTATCTCTTGTGGCGCTACGCATTTCAATTAAGCATACAGCAAGCAaaacgcaaatatttttttggatatttttggcatttgttaGGCAAAGTAAGACAAGCATTAGCATTGATCAACATgcgaaatattaaaagaaacgGTACATGCATAATATTAGTAAAGCCAACACCATATGAAGAGAGCAGAATAGAGTTCATACCTGTTACAGCCAATTGCACCTCACGACTCACTGGATCGCCCAGTCCGTTAGAGGCGACACACACATATGAGCCACTGTCCGTCTGCCGCACCTGTACAATGGTCAGATCTCCAGCGGCGGTCAACACATAACGTCCTTGGTTGGTATCGATCTGCACAAAGGAGAGATAAAGTAAATCGTGAAGTTGACATAAAAAATTGTGAGTATATTGCGCTGGTAACGGGTGTTTAAAAACAAAGAAGTTAAAAAACCTTTTTCTGCGAAAACTTCTCTCAGTaaatcaaaaaaagtttatttaacaaaattacaaagATTCGTTGAGCTTCTCCACTTTTTGTTGGTGTGTATCATATGGTCAGCGACTTGAGATTTGATATTGCCAAGAGAAAATGTCCACTACTTGCACAACTTTTATGTAATATACTCGTAAGCGCGTGATCTCTAAATCTAACGGAAATTTGCAAAATTGTACAAAACTTACCAAGACATTACTGCGCGACCAGGTAACATTCGGTGGTGGACTGCCAGTAGCGAAGCAACGCAAGACAGCAATTCCACCAACAGCCGCTTGTACATCGACCTCCTGTGGTTTCTTGGGTTCCAAAACCACCGGCGACTCACCTGGATAGATGACAGGTGGAGCGGCTGTGACTGGCGGTCGTGGACGTAATGTAGGCTGCGTCGGACGAACACACACAAAACCACAGCCATTACTACAACACTTGTTGTCTTCGCGACAATCGGCATCAGTGTAACACTCACGACCACAATTCTCATCCTCCGGTTGGCTGAGGCTTGGACACTCACCCGGCTTGTTAGTCTCACGGCAGACAGGTGCAAATTGTCTGGAAGCATCATTCGACACATCGACTGCGCATTGCTGACCTTCGGCACATTCGTAATTCTCGCAAGGATTCTCGCAAATGCAACGTGTGCAATCGCTATTGTCCACTGGCACGCGACGTATGCCGAAGGGACAACGCTGTGCGCGACACTCGTTTTCATATGTTTCGCATTCGTTCGGTAAGACTTCCGTCTCTTTAGGTGCCGCCACTGGACTTTCGGTTGCTACATAGAGAAAGCGTATAAATAATTAGTGTgagcaaaaaaattgtgtggcgtgtaaaaataaaaagtaataatgcCTAAAGTAATACAGGCTGTAAAAACCCATTACCACGTGcaaacaaagtaaataaatggCATGAGAGTGCATACAAACTACGAAATACCATACAACTAAATACCGTAATATAGTATAGCTTAGACTAAACATTCCACAGCAAGactttttacatataaatattagcAAGGTGCAAAATTTCAAGAGTTCGAGTGATGTGCGATAGAATGTGTGGGTGGATCTTGTGTTTGGTGCGAAGAGTATAATGAGTACAGTGCAAAATGCATGGGTGAGTGAATACGAGTGGAAGTGGTGCGTAGTGGTTTCAAGATGTCAAAACACATCTTTGACATTTGGCATTCGCTTACTTGCACAGTAGTCATAGCAAGCTTCGTATGAGCGGAAGTTATTTTGATTGCCAGCGCAACCTGAATAAATGAAGGGCATGCAGTTGCCGCGCTCATCATCATAGAAGAAACGACGCTCTTGCGCTCTTGTATCATTACATCTTCCAATCTGTGCCGGCAGCTTGCAAATATCTACTCAAAGTATGCAAATACGAAAACAAAATGAGAAAAGTTAAGGCAAAAAATTACGCTTCATTATGAGTCATTGCAACCGTCGTTGTTTACCTTTGGGAGCTAACGTCTTCGGCTCCTGACCTAAAATGCAAACCGATTCGCACTCTGAACGTTGCGTGAAACGATTGCCAGTACCCTCACAACCGCCAAAGCTGAAGCGTTCACAAGTACGCGTTGCCTTATTGTAATAGTAACGTGCCTCCCACTGATAGCATGGACCAGCATCAACTGGTTCATTGCACACATCTAGCAGACGACGTCAAAGTTTGCATGATTTGCATGGCTTGTAAAAGATTAgcaaattattttagttttctacTTACCCACTCCCTTGAATTCACCACATTGGCGATCGCACTGCTCCTTGGACTCAAAACGATTGCCATTGCCACCGCAACCCGAGTATGTAAAGGCCGTACATGCCATAGAATCACTGTTGTAGAACCAAGCCACAGTGCCGTTTTCACAATCCCCAGCCTCCACAGGTAAATCGCACACTGAGTAAGACTccttgtgaaaaaaatataaaaacaataatatgtaTTAGAAATGCTTTTGAGCTCGTAACTACATAAAAATTTGTGACAATGACTTTAAGTAACATAAGTTGACCGAAGCTAAGGGATTACTTGGGTTTCCGggtttgaaaaattcaatttttttattgtcattttgAACTCAACAACACCTCTAGAAAATTATCCTACATTTTGAAGTTGATCCGAATAACAGTTACGGAGAtgcagccttgagaacttgtgcgctcgaggcgaGCTAGACAAAGTGAGCcgtctttaaacacgtttttctcgaaactgtggttttgaagttggttggcaagattttccgagaactactcaacctatccttatgaaattttatacaattcttaaatacttagagaagaattttttattttcgattacaaaaaattgaaaaaaaaaaaaaacaaaaattcgcgaaattttcatCATCAAAAATGTAACCACTTAATGGAGAAATTTTGAGCTATTCTGACCAACGTCTTTGAGACTCGAACTTGCATTTTGTCTTTAGCAATATCTTTTACACGAAAATTGTCCAAAACTCTACCTGACTACCCTTATCGGAGGCAAGAGTTTTTCTGACAACAAATTATCTAAACTCGAACTTAAGTTTCCTTAACATTACAGTCACAGTAtacacaatacaaaactttGGATTACTTACGGGCGCTGATGGCTCTGGTTGTTGCGGCGACTCATTACCGCACCACAGCAGACATTCACGTTCCGTAACGAAGTTGTTTCTGTTGCCGCGGCAGCCGGTGAACTCGAATTCATAGCAACGCTTATTGCGCTCATCATAATACCAGCGTATGAGACGCTCCGTACATCTACCGGCCGTTGGTGGCAATGAGCATGTGGGATGCTGATCGAAGCAGCGATCCTGGCATTCTTCTTCGCTATTAAAGTTATTTTGATTGCCACCGCAACCACCGTACAAGAACTCATCACACAGGCCATCCGCATAGTTGTAGTACCAACGAGTCTGATTGTTATCGGCGCAACTGCCATAATATGCCGGCAACGTACAAGTATTATCTTCGGCAGAGTCGGGTGCTGGTGCTGGTGCTACTACTGGCGCTTCTTCATCGGCGCCAAAGCGTACGGTAATATTATTTACCGGACTCAAGCAACGATCCGTGCAAGCTGCTTCGGTTTCAAAGCGATTTTCATTGCCACCACAACCGCCATAAAAGAATTCCTTACAACGTCCCTCAGTATTGTCATAAGTCCACTTAATCGCATAGGTATCACAATCGCCTTGATCGGCAGGCATATCACAAATATCCGTGCTCGCAGCCGGTGGTCCAACTGGGGCTGGGGCTGGAGCAGGAGCAGGTGGCTGATCGCCACACAATTGATTACATTCCTCCAGCGTATTGAAGCGATTCGCGTTGCCGCCACAACCGCCATAATAGAAATTACGGCATTGCTGCGTCTCTCTATCAAAGAACCATTGAGATACGTAAGATCTGCAATCGCCCGGATCCCTATCAAGCTGACAGGCTTCTCGCGAACTTGGCGCTGGTGCAGGTGCCGGTGCGGGCTCTGGCTCAGGCTCACGTGGAGGTTCCGGTTCCGGTTCTGGTTTCTTTTCGCAGCGTTGCAGACATGCTTCTTCTGTGGCGAACTTGTTGTCATTTCCACCACAACCGCCATAGTAGAACTGACGACAGCGCTCTTCTTTGGTGTCGTAGTACCACATGGAAGTGTAATCGGTACAAGCGCCAACCTCGGCTGGTATTTCGCAAACATCCTTGACTATTTCGTAAGCAAATGAGtagaatatttcgaaaataagtATTAGTACGTTTAAgaacaattaaattaatgtaaGGGCTTGTTGATGGGGGTAAAAACACCAGCTTCTTGACACAACAACGAAAGCGACGGTTGAcacaaaaatgtgtgtgtgtaagtgtcgGTGTGTATTGTGTTCGAGTCTATATTTGAAATAACTTTAAGTACAAGGTCTTACCAACTTCCTTGGGGCAATGATCCTCGCAAGATTCCTGGGTTgggaaattgtttttgttgccgccACAACCTGTGTAGTAGAATGGCATGCACCGCTTGTCCACATCCGAGTAATGCCAGCGCGCATGTTGTTCACTGCAATCACCGGTTTGCTTAGGAAGCGAGCAATAGTCTGATTCAGCAAAcggatgtgtgtgtgcgtgtgatttTTTGAGTGTGTGTGGTGTTTGTTGTGTATGTGAAGTGTAGGCGTAGCAATTGTTTTGATATGGCATGAGCAAGCGGAAAAATCAGCAAGCAAGAAACGAACATGCAACATAGTAAGTATAAGAAAATAGAAATTCGAAAAAGTTTAGCATACCGTTACACCacaattaacttaaaattaatcaaatttataCGAAATAATAGTGATAAAATTCTGTAAAAATATGCAGTCCAACACCAAATAACACAGGCAGGTGCAATCAAGCCTCAAACATGCGCCTATGCCAAAACCTATTGTATAGCAGAGCATAGCATTCCACTTACATAtcataatattttgtaataacgAAAACTACGAAGTACAAAGATAACTTAAACACTGAGATCAAACCTTTATGCACGCCCGGCTGACGGCAGTGGTAGTTGCACGCATGCTCAGTTGGGTAGTTGTTCTTATTGCCCTTGCAACCACCGTAGTTGAATGGACGGCACACGTCCGTCTGATTGTCGTAGAACCAACGTTCGAAGTTGCCCTCACAGGGTCCAGCCTCCATGGGTTGATCGCAAGGCGCTGTAAGCATATAAgcaaaaatacatgaaaattacatttttcgcACACTCAAACACAAAACTTACGAGTGGTCTCATCAACGGCGCAGAGTGCTTGACATTCGGCCAAGCTATCGAAACGATTTGAAGTGCCATAGCAGCCACCGTAGTTGAATTCTTCACAACGATTGCGGTCGGTGTCAAAGTACCATTTCTTATTGTAGCCAGTGCATGGGCCGGAACTCTTTGGCAGGAAGCAGGCTTCTTTGCCGGTATACTCTTGACAGGTAGACTTACAGTCCGACTCGGTTTCGAATCTGTTATCGTTGCCTTCACAGCCACCATACCAGAAGCGTGCGCATGCGCCATACGATGTATCGAAGAAGTATTTGATGCTGAAGTTACCGCAAGGACCGGTTGCTTTCGGCAGTCCGCATGCCTTTTGTGGTGGTTCTTGAACCGATGCACAACCTTCGAATTTGTCACCCTCCGCCGCAGCAATACCGTCCGGACAACAGCCGTATTTGCTCTCCAAGCAGGTACAACCCTCACCGTCCGGTCCCTTGGCTGGAGTTTTTTCATCAGGACAGCACTTGAACTCGGTTTGTGAACAGTGGCAACCGTAGTGATGGGGTCCTTGTGCAATTGTGATACCATCGGGACAACAGCCGAACTGTAGCGTGTGGCATGCACAGCCCTCAAATTTAGGTCCATTAGCAGGTGTAATTTTATCTGGGCAGCAGCCATGTGTTGAATTTTCACAACCGCAGCCTTCCTTATTTGGTCCACGTGACGCTGTTTTCTGATCGTCACAACATCCATATGGAGTATATTTGCAATCGCAATCCTCAAAGTTAGGTCCGCGTGCAGCGTTAATATTATCCGGGCAACAACCGTAGACCGTATTCAGACAGCAGCCTTCGCCAAGTGGTCCATGCGCAGGTGTCTGGTTATCGGGGCAGCAACCGTAAGGCTCACGTGTGCAAGGCGCACAGCCTGCATAATCAGGCCCAGTGGCAGCAGTGAGACCATCGGGACAACAGCCATATTCTGTATCTCTACAGTTTCTGGCAGTTGGCGCTGCTGATTCACAACCCTCAAAGTCTTTTCCTTTAGCTTCGGTCGTGCCGTCGGGACAGCAGCCAAATTCACCGAAGGAACATGATTTAACCACTTTGCTTTCAGTTGTGCTTTCAGGGATTTCTGTGCTTTCTGGAGTTTCTGTGCTCTCTGGTGTTTCCGTGCTTTCTGGTGTTTCAGTAGTTTCTGGCGTTTCAGTTGATATTGTGCTCTCTGGTGTATCAGTTGTTTCTCCTGATCCCTCAGTAACCAACTCcacagttgttgttggtggcgcCGTCGTAGTTTCGGGACATCCTTCAGCATCCTCTCCCTCTGCTGGTGTGAAATTGTCTGGACAACATCCGAATAGTGTTTCCGCACACTGAGATTGTGGACAGCCCTCATTGTTTTCACCCTCAGCAGGTGAGACTCCATCTGAGCAGCAACCATATTTAGTCTCCGCACAAGTTTTGACAATCGCACAACCTTTATCAAATGGTCCTTTGGCAGGTGTCTTTTTGTCAGGGCAGCATCCATAAGTTGCTTTTTTGCAATCTTTCTTGGCCTTACATTTTTTCTGCTTAGGAGCCTTGGTGATAAGGGCTTCAAGCGTGTTAGGTGTGCTCTCTTCATCTTCATCTGTAGTTGACCAAATGTCAACCGTTGATCCCTCAAAAGTGGAATCAGTAGCTCCGCTTTCAGTTGTCTCAGTACTTTCAGTAGGCCCACTTTCAGTGGTTTCTGTGCTTCCTGTTGATACACTTTCGGTTGTTTCTGATGAAGAAGAAGATTCTGTGCTTTCGCCTGCCTCGGTACTTGACGTAGATCCTGCAGTAGTACCAATGTCTGAGGTTGACTCCACTGACACACCTTCAGTGGTTGATTCTGTTGATCCACCAGTTGTACTCTCCTCTGTCGAACCTAATGCTGTTGATTCTGACATATCTGTAGATCCCGAAACTTCAGTAGTTTCACTCTCTGTTGAGCCACTGCTGTCAGCTGTAGTGTCCGATATTCCAGAGTCCGTAGTGGAGGAGACATCAGTGCTTGATTCAGATATTTCTGTTGTATCAGAGGAATCTGATGATGTAGTAGCCTCAGAACTAATTGAGGTTTCAGAGGACTCAGTGGTGACATCTGAAGTGGCTGCTGAGGTTGTATCGGTGCTATCTGAAGAACCGGTCGTTGAATCTATACTGACAGGAGAGCCTGTTTCGGATTCAGTAGATACGGAGGTCTCAGTTGACACTGTTGATTGAGTGACCGTGGAATCACTTGAAGCATCAGCAGT contains the following coding sequences:
- the LOC105225727 gene encoding papilin isoform X5; this encodes MDLSRRLRSTALILFIVLYCVQSSYSRFYGTRHKRQYGANMYLPASYIVPGGEGDDAAEWTEWSSPSECSRTCGGGVSFQTRECRRLARNGAPICKGGNRKYFSCNTQDCPDDEPDFRLQQCVRFNRVPFDGVTYDWVPYTNAPNPCELNCMPVGERFYYRQKAKVIDGTRCNDRDLDVCVDGVCQPVGCDMMLGSNAKEDKCRKCGGDGSTCRTISDTLTANNYPVGYNDIILIPSGATNIRVQETAPSSNYLACRNSTGHYYLNGNFRIDFPRPMFYAGCWWIYQRKPTGFAAPDQLTCSGPTTESITIMMLVQDKNLSLTYEYSIPEELSKSTPVEYSWTHSEFEPCSAPCGGGTQTRNVTCTNRMTLEEVDPNLCDASAKLPEEQACNEQPCAPSWVEGEWGKCSKGCGADGVQNRTVTCERISPNGTHTTEEDSVCLENVGNKPATEQECNRDVKNCPKYHLGPWAPCDKLCGEGKQKRKVTCYIEENGRKRVLPEEDCVEEKPPTEKECILTPCEGVDWILSEWSGCEECGQKTETRTAVCASKSGKIYPEEFCAPEVPALSRPCKSSKCTPKWFTSEWSKCSAACGKGVQSRIVICGEFDGKSIKPAEESKCDASAKPESEQECEGEEKECPGQWFTGPWEPCSKPCGGGERTREVFCLSNGTKSLNCDESKIESLSEKCNTQACTKDELIPVDSTASPLTEDAEEDDCEEDDEDGLVSKEDLKLAEGFELDKETTAPVSLLTDELMFSDSPYTEESSDIASTDIPSTTVEGSGEGTDITEDTSLVSEGSGDEFSSTVGASDTTESVGSTTSPISTDSSVSTESSISTDSTKSSVEASDSTTISASSSETTGTSESSVSTESSKSSDTTDTTIASSSSETTGISESSVSTESTEFSDTTDSSDTTDVSESSVSTESSVSPETTQSSESISTDSSLSTETTEILGSSGSTDSSETTETPESTESSASPESTQSTASEGTDQTSSIQSSALTVSGSTEPTESTVSAETTETAGSTESTVSSSSDSTQSTESTESTSTDTTESTVSSSTDSTESTTEVSTESSVSTESISTDSTESTESSSEFSTLSTDSTESSVSVDTTGSPLSTESTGSSSDITGTTADASSDSTVTQSTVSTETSVSTESETGSPVSIDSTTGSSDSTDTTSAATSDVTTESSETSISSEATTSSDSSDTTEISESSTDVSSTTDSGISDTTADSSGSTESETTEVSGSTDMSESTALGSTEESTTGGSTESTTEGVSVESTSDIGTTAGSTSSTEAGESTESSSSSETTESVSTGSTETTESGPTESTETTESGATDSTFEGSTVDIWSTTDEDEESTPNTLEALITKAPKQKKCKAKKDCKKATYGCCPDKKTPAKGPFDKGCAIVKTCAETKYGCCSDGVSPAEGENNEGCPQSQCAETLFGCCPDNFTPAEGEDAEGCPETTTAPPTTTVELVTEGSGETTDTPESTISTETPETTETPESTETPESTETPESTEIPESTTESKVVKSCSFGEFGCCPDGTTEAKGKDFEGCESAAPTARNCRDTEYGCCPDGLTAATGPDYAGCAPCTREPYGCCPDNQTPAHGPLGEGCCLNTVYGCCPDNINAARGPNFEDCDCKYTPYGCCDDQKTASRGPNKEGCGCENSTHGCCPDKITPANGPKFEGCACHTLQFGCCPDGITIAQGPHHYGCHCSQTEFKCCPDEKTPAKGPDGEGCTCLESKYGCCPDGIAAAEGDKFEGCASVQEPPQKACGLPKATGPCGNFSIKYFFDTSYGACARFWYGGCEGNDNRFETESDCKSTCQEYTGKEACFLPKSSGPCTGYNKKWYFDTDRNRCEEFNYGGCYGTSNRFDSLAECQALCAVDETTPPCDQPMEAGPCEGNFERWFYDNQTDVCRPFNYGGCKGNKNNYPTEHACNYHCRQPGVHKATESPVAAPKETEVLPNECETYENECRAQRCPFGIRRVPVDNSDCTRCICENPCENYECAEGQQCAVDVSNDASRQFAPVCRETNKPGECPSLSQPEDENCGRECYTDADCREDNKCCSNGCGFVCVRPTQPTLRPRPPVTAAPPVIYPGESPVVLEPKKPQEVDVQAAVGGIAVLRCFATGSPPPNVTWSRSNVLIDTNQGRYVLTAAGDLTIVQVRQTDSGSYVCVASNGLGDPVSREVQLAVTAPQEIPAYVYGEKNATQLVSLNRPAQVRCPAGGYPAPHVSWWRDRKRLGLISDRFELTRDYSLMFRSIQLTDLGPYTCEVWNGLGRPTSMKVILKAVGPARAVTNAESPYLQYIIDPARAPVTRRPTYPYRPQRPPQPPPPVYVEPPRRQPFVNAQAVLTLDARNTYTPGASIAMKCAVQGIPVPSVIWTKDSIPLLANERIQITSEPHTLVIHNTTSEDTGMYGCTARNSASHSTSEERVTIESTIPIHPDCIDNPYFANCKLIVSGHYCRHQYYAKFCCRSCTLAGQIAFSHPNAL
- the LOC105225727 gene encoding papilin isoform X2; its protein translation is MDLSRRLRSTALILFIVLYCVQSSYSRFYGTRHKRQYGANMYLPASYIVPGGEGDDAAEWTEWSSPSECSRTCGGGVSFQTRECRRLARNGAPICKGGNRKYFSCNTQDCPDDEPDFRLQQCVRFNRVPFDGVTYDWVPYTNAPNPCELNCMPVGERFYYRQKAKVIDGTRCNDRDLDVCVDGVCQPVGCDMMLGSNAKEDKCRKCGGDGSTCRTISDTLTANNYPVGYNDIILIPSGATNIRVQETAPSSNYLACRNSTGHYYLNGNFRIDFPRPMFYAGCWWIYQRKPTGFAAPDQLTCSGPTTESITIMMLVQDKNLSLTYEYSIPEELSKSTPVEYSWTHSEFEPCSAPCGGGTQTRNVTCTNRMTLEEVDPNLCDASAKLPEEQACNEQPCAPSWVEGEWGKCSKGCGADGVQNRTVTCERISPNGTHTTEEDSVCLENVGNKPATEQECNRDVKNCPKYHLGPWAPCDKLCGEGKQKRKVTCYIEENGRKRVLPEEDCVEEKPPTEKECILTPCEGVDWILSEWSGCEECGQKTETRTAVCASKSGKIYPEEFCAPEVPALSRPCKSSKCTPKWFTSEWSKCSAACGKGVQSRIVICGEFDGKSIKPAEESKCDASAKPESEQECEGEEKECPGQWFTGPWEPCSKPCGGGERTREVFCLSNGTKSLNCDESKIESLSEKCNTQACTKDELIPVDSTASPLTEDAEEDDCEEDDEDGLVSKEDLKLAEGFELDKETTAPVSLLTDELMFSDSPYTEESSDIASTDIPSTTVEGSGEGTDITEDTSLVSEGSGDEFSSTVGASDTTESVGSTTSPISTDSSVSTESSISTDSTKSSVEASDSTTISASSSETTGTSESSVSTESSKSSDTTDTTIASSSSETTGISESSVSTESTEFSDTTDSSDTTDVSESSVSTESSVSPETTQSSESISTDSSLSTETTEILGSSGSTDSSETTETPESTESSASPESTQSTASEGTDQTSSIQSSALTVSGSTEPTESTVSAETTETAGSTESTVSSSSDSTQSTESTESTSTDTTESTVSSSTDSTESTTEVSTESSVSTESISTDSTESTESSSEFSTLSTDSTESSVSVDTTGSPLSTESTGSSSDITGTTADASSDSTVTQSTVSTETSVSTESETGSPVSIDSTTGSSDSTDTTSAATSDVTTESSETSISSEATTSSDSSDTTEISESSTDVSSTTDSGISDTTADSSGSTESETTEVSGSTDMSESTALGSTEESTTGGSTESTTEGVSVESTSDIGTTAGSTSSTEAGESTESSSSSETTESVSTGSTETTESGPTESTETTESGATDSTFEGSTVDIWSTTDEDEESTPNTLEALITKAPKQKKCKAKKDCKKATYGCCPDKKTPAKGPFDKGCAIVKTCAETKYGCCSDGVSPAEGENNEGCPQSQCAETLFGCCPDNFTPAEGEDAEGCPETTTAPPTTTVELVTEGSGETTDTPESTISTETPETTETPESTETPESTETPESTEIPESTTESKVVKSCSFGEFGCCPDGTTEAKGKDFEGCESAAPTARNCRDTEYGCCPDGLTAATGPDYAGCAPCTREPYGCCPDNQTPAHGPLGEGCCLNTVYGCCPDNINAARGPNFEDCDCKYTPYGCCDDQKTASRGPNKEGCGCENSTHGCCPDKITPANGPKFEGCACHTLQFGCCPDGITIAQGPHHYGCHCSQTEFKCCPDEKTPAKGPDGEGCTCLESKYGCCPDGIAAAEGDKFEGCASVQEPPQKACGLPKATGPCGNFSIKYFFDTSYGACARFWYGGCEGNDNRFETESDCKSTCQEYTGKEACFLPKSSGPCTGYNKKWYFDTDRNRCEEFNYGGCYGTSNRFDSLAECQALCAVDETTPPCDQPMEAGPCEGNFERWFYDNQTDVCRPFNYGGCKGNKNNYPTEHACNYHCRQPGVHKVKDVCEIPAEVGACTDYTSMWYYDTKEERCRQFYYGGCGGNDNKFATEEACLQRCEKKPEPEPEPPREPEPEPAPAPAPAPSSREACQLDRDPGDCRSYVSQWFFDRETQQCRNFYYGGCGGNANRFNTLEECNQLCGDQPPAPAPAPAPVGPPAASTDICDMPADQGDCDTYAIKWTYDNTEGRCKEFFYGGCGGNENRFETEAACTDRCLSPVNNITVRFGADEEAPVVAPAPAPDSAEDNTCTLPAYYGSCADNNQTRWYYNYADGLCDEFLYGGCGGNQNNFNSEEECQDRCFDQHPTCSLPPTAGRCTERLIRWYYDERNKRCYEFEFTGCRGNRNNFVTERECLLWCGNESPQQPEPSAPESYSVCDLPVEAGDCENGTVAWFYNSDSMACTAFTYSGCGGNGNRFESKEQCDRQCGEFKGVDVCNEPVDAGPCYQWEARYYYNKATRTCERFSFGGCEGTGNRFTQRSECESVCILGQEPKTLAPKDICKLPAQIGRCNDTRAQERRFFYDDERGNCMPFIYSGCAGNQNNFRSYEACYDYCATTESPVAAPKETEVLPNECETYENECRAQRCPFGIRRVPVDNSDCTRCICENPCENYECAEGQQCAVDVSNDASRQFAPVCRETNKPGECPSLSQPEDENCGRECYTDADCREDNKCCSNGCGFVCVRPTQPTLRPRPPVTAAPPVIYPGESPVVLEPKKPQEVDVQAAVGGIAVLRCFATGSPPPNVTWSRSNVLIDTNQGRYVLTAAGDLTIVQVRQTDSGSYVCVASNGLGDPVSREVQLAVTAPQEIPAYVYGEKNATQLVSLNRPAQVRCPAGGYPAPHVSWWRDRKRLGLISDRFELTRDYSLMFRSIQLTDLGPYTCEVWNGLGRPTSMKVILKAVGPARAVTNAESPYLQYIIDPARAPVTRRPTYPYRPQRPPQPPPPVYVEPPRRQPFVNAQAVLTLDARNTYTPGASIAMKCAVQGIPVPSVIWTKDSIPLLANERIQITSEPHTLVIHNTTSEDTGMYGCTARNSASHSTSEERVTIESTIPIHPDCIDNPYFANCKLIVSGHYCRHQYYAKFCCRSCTLAGQIAFSHPNAL